A window from Festucalex cinctus isolate MCC-2025b chromosome 12, RoL_Fcin_1.0, whole genome shotgun sequence encodes these proteins:
- the LOC144031408 gene encoding uncharacterized protein LOC144031408 produces the protein MAEVILRFGRSTFPISPKIRNNSPLKPTGKHQQGTVHSSTLSTGGLFADFNHDRVSEDVNNSDVTVGISHDVNGRGVDYCLGLKDDESASHGHASTWRGHGDSYGIFSPQSSARPGSCWGHLTSIRTYGNGAAEEPLYRSKTGYYDILGVSPKATQAQIKTAYYKQCFLYHPDRNAGNDDATIRFSDISEAYAVLGHKGLRKKYDRGLLSQFDLNNKPRAGSSAAKPAGPGSSSTGGRRAAVDPRGSMFNFDEFFRSHYGEQLQRDKDNRQRKEEMLKKREESVGERNKESTMEVGVVILLLAAVALVATLRGASR, from the coding sequence ATGGCGGAGGTCATTCTCCGTTTTGGCAGAAGTACGTTCCCCATTTCCCCGAAAATACGCAACAATTCCCCACTGAAACCTACTGGGAAGCATCAACAAGGTACAGTGCACTCATCGACGTTATCCACCGGAGGTTTATTTGCGGATTTTAACCACGATCGAGTGTCTGAAGACGTAAACAACTCGGACGTGACAGTTGGGATTTCACATGACGTCAATGGACGTGGTGTTGATTATTGTTTAGGGTTGAAGGACGATGAAAGTGCAAGTCACGGACACGCTTCTACTTGGCGCGGCCACGGAGACTCTTATGGGATATTCTCCCCGCAAAGCAGCGCTCGTCCGGGCTCCTGTTGGGGACATTTAACGTCCATCAGGACTTACGGCAATGGTGCCGCAGAGGAGCCTCTTTACAGAAGCAAAACGGGCTACTACGACATCCTCGGCGTGTCTCCCAAGGCCACCCAAGCTCAGATCAAAACCGCCTACTACAAACAATGCTTCCTCTACCACCCTGACAGAAACGCCGGCAACGACGACGCCACCATTCGCTTCTCGGACATCAGCGAGGCCTACGCGGTGCTGGGCCACAAGGGCTTGCGGAAGAAGTACGACCGCGGCCTTTTGAGCCAGTTCGACTTGAACAACAAGCCCCGGGCCGGATCATCCGCTGCCAAGCCCGCTGGACCAGGCTCCTCGTCGACGGGAGGGAGGAGGGCGGCGGTGGACCCCCGTGGGAGCATGTTCAACTTCGACGAGTTCTTTCGCTCGCATTACGGCGAGCAGCTCCAGCGGGACAAAGACAATCGGCAACGGAAGGAGGAGATGCTGAAGAAACGCGAGGAGTCGGTGGGTGAGAGGAACAAGGAGAGCACCATGGAGGTGGGAGTCGTCATACTGCTCCTTGCCGCCGTGGCGCTGGTGGCCACCTTGAGGGGAGCGTCGAGATGA
- the iah1 gene encoding isoamyl acetate-hydrolyzing esterase 1 homolog has protein sequence MSKFKTLIWPQVILFGDSITQCSFQVNGWGSGIADKLARKCDIVNRGLSGYNSRWGRIVLPRIVHQDQSANIAAVTVFFGANDCALQDKNSQQHVPLHEYSDNLKAMSNYLTTAGVPAGKVIFITPPPIHEAAWEEACKLKGCPLNRLNSVAGQYAEACVQAAAQCGADVLDLWTLMQKDRQDFTVYLSDGLHLSEKGNQFVMEHLWELLESRVAHLPFILPYWADVDAGLPESSLLCDQ, from the exons ATGTCTAAATTTAAAACTTTAATCTGGCCTCAAGTGATTCTTTTCGGGGATTCCATCACACAG TGCTCCTTCCAAGTGAACGGATGGGGTTCGGGCATCGCCGATAAATTAGCAAG GAAGTGTGACATAGTCAACAGAGGACTGTCGGGCTACAATTCCCGATGGGGACGGATTGTTCTTCCCAGGATAGTGCATCAGGACCAGTCGGCAAACATTGCAGCGGTGACTGTCTTCTTTGGAGCCAACGACTGCGCCCTGCAAG ACAAGAACTCTCAGCAGCACGTCCCTCTGCACGAGTACTCCGACAACCTGAAGGCGATGAGTAACTACCTGACCACGGCGGGAGTCCCGGCAGGCAAGGTCATCTTCATAACCCCGCCTCCTATCCACGAGGCAGCCTGGGAGGAAGCGTGCAAGCTGAAAG GTTGTCCTCTTAATCGTCTCAACTCCGTGGCGGGCCAGTACGCCGAGGCGTGCGTCCAGGCGGCTGCTCAGTGCGGCGCCGACGTCTTGGACTTGTGGACGCTCATGCAGAAAGACAGACAG GACTTCACAGTCTACCTGTCAGACGGCCTCCACCTGTCTGAAAAAGGCAACCAGTTTGTGATGGAGCACCTCTGGGAGCTGCTGGAGAGCAGAGTAGCTCATCTGCCCTTCATCCTGCCCTACTGGGCGGACGTGGACGCCGGGCTCCCCGAGAGCAGTCTGCTGTGTGACCAGTGA
- the LOC144031405 gene encoding disintegrin and metalloproteinase domain-containing protein 17-like isoform X2 — MWSVFFFAFLAHLTLSGAFKSRITTEEKSEANAEIDALHSILADYEILPISDLQLHSVRKRDVHPSSHLERMVSFRALQRYFKLYLSTSTYLFTDNFKAVFVDQLGREENFNVQRQNYFTGHVVGEENSRVQAHIDGDEFSAHILSDGAEYNVEPLWRFTDNPDDGRLLVYRSEDIKNLSRITSPKVCAYLHAKDLLPESTRAGWDEPEVTDNINDFHHREKRQVHDHNKNTCPLLLVADHRFFRHMGRGQESVTLNYLIELIDRVDDIYRNTAWDDEFKGYGVQIHQIIIHREPTKPPPSRAVARWAHYNMENSPVQGKEVWDVKKLLEQFSADIADNASTVCLAHLFTYQDFAEGTLGLAYVAPSKPLALGGLCPKAYFPSLSAMKPSYLNTGLTSTKNYGKTILTKEADLVTTHELGHNFGAEHDPDNIPHCAPSDDQGGKFIMYPIAVSGDHVNNKRFSNCSKISIVKTLRFKAHKCFKERNRNVCGNSRVEEGEDCDPGLLHLHDDACCLSSCKFKPGSQCSDRNSPCCNKCRFKQAGTRCQEPISATCKGNAFCTGNSSECPRPENAADNTVCVDNGLCRNGECNPFCEAVQNLQSCACNTTEDSCKVCCRTKDGTCAPFVQSNGNFLFLRRGKPCTVGFCDENGKCMKQVQDVIERLWDFIDKLDINTFGKFLADNIVGSVVVFSLIFWIPLSILVHCVDKKLDQQYEENTMSLYCPLNQEILNNLETAPMRIVKPPQPPTSSSAGPTAPLPQPRQATAAAVSNPTTGPSYVPTPDADGVGLRMATIQEDNSSDSHPGEEAGRAGDFPTAGACLSATRSSFEDLSEQSPSGRERRRLKRQECFDAKETQC, encoded by the exons ATGTGGAGCGTGTTCTTTTTTGCTTTTCTGGCTCACTTAACCTTGAGCGGAGCGTTTAAGTCAAGAATTACGACTGAAGAAAAGAGTGAAGCTAACGCAGAAATTG ATGCACTTCATTCCATTCTGGCCGATTATGAGATTCTGCCAATATCAGACCTCCAATTGCACTCTGTGAGGAAGAGGGACGTGCACCCCTCATCCCACCTGGAGCGCATGGTTAGCTTCAGAGCCTTGCAGAG ATATTTCAAGCTCTACTTGAGCACCAGCACATACCTTTTCACTGACAACTTCAAAGCTGTGTTTGTCGATCAACTCGGAAGGGAGGAGAACTTCAACGTTCAGCGTCAGAACTATTTCACGGGGCATGTGGTCG GTGAAGAGAATTCTCGTGTGCAGGCGCACATCGATGGAGATGAATTTTCAGCTCACATTCTAAGTGATGGAGCAGAGTACAATGTAGAG CCCTTATGGAGGTTTACAGACAACCCTGACGATGGCAGGTTGCTGGTGTATCGCTCAGAAGACATCAAGAATCTGAGCCGCATAACCTCTCCAAAAGTGTGTGCTTACCTGCACGCCAAGGACCTGCTGCCCGAGTCCACCCGTGCAGGCTGGGACGAGCCCGAGGTGACGGACAATATAAACG ATTTCCATCACAGAGAGAAGCGGCAGGTCCACgaccacaacaagaacaccTGCCCCCTTTTGCTGGTTGCAGACCACCGCTTTTTTCGGCACATGGGTCGCGGGCAAGAGAGCGTCACGCTCAATTACCTG ATTGAGCTGATTGATCGAGTCGATGACATTTATCGAAATACAGCGTGGGACGACGAATTCAAAGGCTATGGGGTGCAAATACATCAG ATCATCATCCACAGGGAGCCCACGAAACCTCCTCCGAGTCGTGCTGTCGCCCGCTGGGCCCACTACAACATGGAGAACAGCCCTGTGCAAGGGAAAGAGGTTTGGGATGTCAAGAAGCTTCTGGAG CAATTCAGCGCAGACATAGCCGACAACGCGTCTACTGTGTGTCTGGCCCATTTGTTCACATACCAGGATTTTGCCGAGGGCACCTTGGGCCTCGCCTACGTGGCCCCCTCCAAACCTCTGGCCCTGGGCGGCCTCTGCCCCAAAG CTTACTTTCCATCTCTGTCTGCCATGAAGCCCAGTTACCTCAACACTGGCTTGACCAGCACCAAGAATTATGGCAAAACAATCCTGACAAAG GAGGCAGATTTGGTGACCACTCATGAACTGGGCCATAATTTCGGTGCCGAACACGATCCGGACAACATTCCACATTGTGCTCCCAGTGACGACCAGGGGGGGAAGTTTATAATGTACCCAATTGCTGTGAGCGGAGACCATGTCAACAACAAG CGTTTCTCCAACTGCAGCAAAATCTCTATCGTAAAGACGCTGCGTTTCAAGGCTCACAAGTGCTTCAAGGAGAGGAACCGCAACGTGTGTGGGAACTCCCGAGTAGAAGAAGGCGAGGACTGCGACCCTGGCTTGCTTCACCTCCACGATGACGCTTGCTGCTTGTCCAGCTGCAAATTCAAACCAGGTTCCCAGTGCAG tgACCGAAACAGCCCGTGCTGCAACAAGTGCAGGTTTAAGCAGGCAGGAACAAGGTGCCAAGAGCCCATCAGTGCCACCTGTAAGGGCAATGCCTTCTGCACAG GCAACAGCAGTGAGTGTCCTCGCCCGGAAAATGCCGCCGACAACACGGTTTGCGTGGACAACGGCCTGTGCCGCAATGGAGAGTGCAACCCGTTCTGTGAGGCCGTTCAGAACCTTCAGTCCTGTGCCTGCAATA CAACAGAGGATTCCTGCAAAGTGTGCTGCCGGACAAAAGATGGCACCTGCGCACCCTTTGTCCAGAGCAATGGCAACTTCCTGTTCCTACGGAGAGGGAAACCTTGCACCGTGGGCTTCTGCGATGAGAAT GGGAAATGCATGAAGCAGGTGCAGGATGTTATTGAGCGTCTCTGGGACTTCATTGACAAATTGGACATCAACACATTTG GGAAGTTCCTGGCGGATAACATTGTGGGTTCTGTCGTCGTGTTCTCACTCATCTTCTGGATCCCTCTTAGTATTCTCGTTCACTGCGTG GACAAGAAACTCGACCAGCAGTATGAGGAGAACACAATGTCACTGTACTGCCctctgaat caAGAAATCCTGAACAACTTGGAGACGGCGCCCATGCGCATCGTCAAGCCGCCTCAGCCTCCCACttcctcctccgccggcccgACCGCGCCCTTACCGCAGCCCCGCCAAGCCACGGCCGCCGCCGTCTCGAACCCAACCACCGGCCCGAGCTACGTGCCCACGCCGGACGCCGACGGCGTGGGGCTGCGGATGGCCACCATCCAGGAGGACAACAGCAGCGACTCTCACCCGGGAGAGGAGGCGGGCCGGGCCGGCGACTTCCCAACCGCCGGAGCCTGCTTGTCGGCTACGAGATCCTCCTTCGAGGATCTGAGCGAGCAGAGCCCGTCGGGCCGGGAGCGGCGGCGCCTCAAAAGGCAGGAGTGCTTTGACGCCAAAGAGACTCAATGCTAA
- the LOC144031405 gene encoding disintegrin and metalloproteinase domain-containing protein 17-like isoform X1, with protein sequence MWSVFFFAFLAHLTLSGAFKSRITTEEKSEANAEIDALHSILADYEILPISDLQLHSVRKRDVHPSSHLERMVSFRALQRYFKLYLSTSTYLFTDNFKAVFVDQLGREENFNVQRQNYFTGHVVGEENSRVQAHIDGDEFSAHILSDGAEYNVEPLWRFTDNPDDGRLLVYRSEDIKNLSRITSPKVCAYLHAKDLLPESTRAGWDEPEVTDNINDFHHREKRQVHDHNKNTCPLLLVADHRFFRHMGRGQESVTLNYLIELIDRVDDIYRNTAWDDEFKGYGVQIHQIIIHREPTKPPPSRAVARWAHYNMENSPVQGKEVWDVKKLLEQFSADIADNASTVCLAHLFTYQDFAEGTLGLAYVAPSKPLALGGLCPKAYFPSLSAMKPSYLNTGLTSTKNYGKTILTKEADLVTTHELGHNFGAEHDPDNIPHCAPSDDQGGKFIMYPIAVSGDHVNNKRFSNCSKISIVKTLRFKAHKCFKERNRNVCGNSRVEEGEDCDPGLLHLHDDACCLSSCKFKPGSQCSDRNSPCCNKCRFKQAGTRCQEPISATCKGNAFCTGNSSECPRPENAADNTVCVDNGLCRNGECNPFCEAVQNLQSCACNTTEDSCKVCCRTKDGTCAPFVQSNGNFLFLRRGKPCTVGFCDENGKCMKQVQDVIERLWDFIDKLDINTFGKFLADNIVGSVVVFSLIFWIPLSILVHCVDKKLDQQYEENTMSLYCPLNQTLEVCNRAPAIARNPEQLGDGAHAHRQAASASHFLLRRPDRALTAAPPSHGRRRLEPNHRPELRAHAGRRRRGAADGHHPGGQQQRLSPGRGGGPGRRLPNRRSLLVGYEILLRGSERAEPVGPGAAAPQKAGVL encoded by the exons ATGTGGAGCGTGTTCTTTTTTGCTTTTCTGGCTCACTTAACCTTGAGCGGAGCGTTTAAGTCAAGAATTACGACTGAAGAAAAGAGTGAAGCTAACGCAGAAATTG ATGCACTTCATTCCATTCTGGCCGATTATGAGATTCTGCCAATATCAGACCTCCAATTGCACTCTGTGAGGAAGAGGGACGTGCACCCCTCATCCCACCTGGAGCGCATGGTTAGCTTCAGAGCCTTGCAGAG ATATTTCAAGCTCTACTTGAGCACCAGCACATACCTTTTCACTGACAACTTCAAAGCTGTGTTTGTCGATCAACTCGGAAGGGAGGAGAACTTCAACGTTCAGCGTCAGAACTATTTCACGGGGCATGTGGTCG GTGAAGAGAATTCTCGTGTGCAGGCGCACATCGATGGAGATGAATTTTCAGCTCACATTCTAAGTGATGGAGCAGAGTACAATGTAGAG CCCTTATGGAGGTTTACAGACAACCCTGACGATGGCAGGTTGCTGGTGTATCGCTCAGAAGACATCAAGAATCTGAGCCGCATAACCTCTCCAAAAGTGTGTGCTTACCTGCACGCCAAGGACCTGCTGCCCGAGTCCACCCGTGCAGGCTGGGACGAGCCCGAGGTGACGGACAATATAAACG ATTTCCATCACAGAGAGAAGCGGCAGGTCCACgaccacaacaagaacaccTGCCCCCTTTTGCTGGTTGCAGACCACCGCTTTTTTCGGCACATGGGTCGCGGGCAAGAGAGCGTCACGCTCAATTACCTG ATTGAGCTGATTGATCGAGTCGATGACATTTATCGAAATACAGCGTGGGACGACGAATTCAAAGGCTATGGGGTGCAAATACATCAG ATCATCATCCACAGGGAGCCCACGAAACCTCCTCCGAGTCGTGCTGTCGCCCGCTGGGCCCACTACAACATGGAGAACAGCCCTGTGCAAGGGAAAGAGGTTTGGGATGTCAAGAAGCTTCTGGAG CAATTCAGCGCAGACATAGCCGACAACGCGTCTACTGTGTGTCTGGCCCATTTGTTCACATACCAGGATTTTGCCGAGGGCACCTTGGGCCTCGCCTACGTGGCCCCCTCCAAACCTCTGGCCCTGGGCGGCCTCTGCCCCAAAG CTTACTTTCCATCTCTGTCTGCCATGAAGCCCAGTTACCTCAACACTGGCTTGACCAGCACCAAGAATTATGGCAAAACAATCCTGACAAAG GAGGCAGATTTGGTGACCACTCATGAACTGGGCCATAATTTCGGTGCCGAACACGATCCGGACAACATTCCACATTGTGCTCCCAGTGACGACCAGGGGGGGAAGTTTATAATGTACCCAATTGCTGTGAGCGGAGACCATGTCAACAACAAG CGTTTCTCCAACTGCAGCAAAATCTCTATCGTAAAGACGCTGCGTTTCAAGGCTCACAAGTGCTTCAAGGAGAGGAACCGCAACGTGTGTGGGAACTCCCGAGTAGAAGAAGGCGAGGACTGCGACCCTGGCTTGCTTCACCTCCACGATGACGCTTGCTGCTTGTCCAGCTGCAAATTCAAACCAGGTTCCCAGTGCAG tgACCGAAACAGCCCGTGCTGCAACAAGTGCAGGTTTAAGCAGGCAGGAACAAGGTGCCAAGAGCCCATCAGTGCCACCTGTAAGGGCAATGCCTTCTGCACAG GCAACAGCAGTGAGTGTCCTCGCCCGGAAAATGCCGCCGACAACACGGTTTGCGTGGACAACGGCCTGTGCCGCAATGGAGAGTGCAACCCGTTCTGTGAGGCCGTTCAGAACCTTCAGTCCTGTGCCTGCAATA CAACAGAGGATTCCTGCAAAGTGTGCTGCCGGACAAAAGATGGCACCTGCGCACCCTTTGTCCAGAGCAATGGCAACTTCCTGTTCCTACGGAGAGGGAAACCTTGCACCGTGGGCTTCTGCGATGAGAAT GGGAAATGCATGAAGCAGGTGCAGGATGTTATTGAGCGTCTCTGGGACTTCATTGACAAATTGGACATCAACACATTTG GGAAGTTCCTGGCGGATAACATTGTGGGTTCTGTCGTCGTGTTCTCACTCATCTTCTGGATCCCTCTTAGTATTCTCGTTCACTGCGTG GACAAGAAACTCGACCAGCAGTATGAGGAGAACACAATGTCACTGTACTGCCctctgaat CAGACGCTGGAGGTTTGTAATAGAGCTCCAGCCATAG caAGAAATCCTGAACAACTTGGAGACGGCGCCCATGCGCATCGTCAAGCCGCCTCAGCCTCCCACttcctcctccgccggcccgACCGCGCCCTTACCGCAGCCCCGCCAAGCCACGGCCGCCGCCGTCTCGAACCCAACCACCGGCCCGAGCTACGTGCCCACGCCGGACGCCGACGGCGTGGGGCTGCGGATGGCCACCATCCAGGAGGACAACAGCAGCGACTCTCACCCGGGAGAGGAGGCGGGCCGGGCCGGCGACTTCCCAACCGCCGGAGCCTGCTTGTCGGCTACGAGATCCTCCTTCGAGGATCTGAGCGAGCAGAGCCCGTCGGGCCGGGAGCGGCGGCGCCTCAAAAGGCAGGAGTGCTTTGA